Proteins from one Limanda limanda chromosome 9, fLimLim1.1, whole genome shotgun sequence genomic window:
- the LOC133010548 gene encoding histone H3.v1-like, which yields MMSKKTPQCSAADQSEHDQPQCQVDRPSNAAPGCRNQTESGQRNEETASSSPESGSTNGDGKRGGKSRRRKKRSSNPEGGAGEKADSETKTLEKKPQKKARQPSEPRAALTGLQSECGSVWFERSVYERAESLYQCWLAGSSSGTTQSNRSPPAPSKHPNSPSTAAPSVSGAVCHHGDQVVCPRVVEEPSVPISLDLPSPPDRSTAPRTPDEGYQSLAPTPATPVTPVTPVLQQAAVTPASRQSINGLPRFPVELLREVWLEKPLFDRAEAAFYQNLYGNNSSKRSSCASSSRNGEHPQSLVEEEEEEEEAVAEVEEEEEEEEAVEEKRAVQPGKAEIFHALHPIQEEEEPAEVPEKEEASGVGGVCHFLHPDSERVWLDKWRYDAAESRFHGYSGDKAVVVGKKGRRPEADASAAASTAPLGDNTMNFLAQEKIWFDKPRYDEAERRFYENMNGSSQPAQDAGANSILKDIARARENIQKSLAGSTPTSTPTPTTSTSSSSGAAADQGEVISRINSLELENQSLHKVVDNLRAALSKLEIRVAVLEESPVTSAPAPSAPYTNGTSVQQKTSAPEEQKEEEEDEEEDDDDIDLFGSEDDEEAENLKQQRLKEYAEKKSKKPTLIAKSCILLDVKPWDDETDMGKLEECVRSVQADGLLWGTSKLVAVGYGIKKLQITCVVEDDKVGTDLLEEEITKFEDFIQSVDVAAFNKI from the exons ATGATGTCTAAGAAGACCCCCCAGTGTTCGGCAGCAGATCAGTCGGAGCACGATCAGCCTCAATGTCAAGTGGACCGGCCCTCAAACGCAGCTCCGGGCTGTAGGAACCAGACCGAATCAGGTCAGAGGAACGAAGAGACGGCCTCCTCTTCCCCGGAGAGCGGCAGCACCAACGGAGACGGGAAGCGCGGTGGCAAGAGCCGCCGCCGCAAGAAACGCTCCTCTAACCCTGAGGGCGGCGCCGGAGAGAAGGCCGACAGCGAGACCAAGACTCTGGAGAAGAAGCCACAGAAAAAGGCCCGGCAGCCGTCTGAGCCCCGGGCCGCTCTGACCGGCCTGCAGTCCGAGTGTGGCAGCGTGTGGTTTGAACGCAGCGTCTACGAGCGAGCCGAGAGCCTCTATCAGTGCTGGTTGGCGGGTTCCTCCAGCGGGACCACCCAGTCGAACCGGTCCCCTCCGGCTCCGAGCAAACACCCAAACTCTCCATCGACCGCGGCTCCGTCTGTCTCTGGAGCGGTTTGCCACCACGGCGATCAGGTGGTCTGTCCCCGTGTCGTCGAGGAGCCATCCGTTCCAATCTCTCTGGACCTCCCGTCCCCCCCCGACCGCTCCACCGCACCCCGAACACCTGACGAAGGATACCAATCTCTGGCGCCGACCCCTGCGACCCCCGTGACCCCCGTGACCCCTGTCCTCCAGCAGGCAGCCGTCACGCCAGCCAGTCGACAGTCGATTAACGGCCTGCCTCGGTTCCCggtggagctgctcagggagGTGTGGCTGGAGAAACCACTGTTCGACCGCGCTGAAGCCGCCTTCTACCAGAATCTGTACGGCAACAATTCCTCCAAGCGCTCCAGCTGCGCCTCCTCGTCCAGAAACGGCGAGCACCCGCAAAGCCtcgtggaagaggaagaggaggaggaggaagcggtggcagaggtggaggaggaagaggaggaggaggaggcagtggaggagaAACGGGCGGTCCAGCCGGGCAAAGCGGAAATCTTTCATGCCCTGCACCCGAtccaagaagaggaggagccagccGAGGTCCCGGAGAAGGAAGAGGCGTCGGGGGTGGGAGGAGTCTGCCACTTCCTTCACCCGGACAGCGAGCGGGTGTGGCTGGACAAGTGGCGGTATGATGCTGCAGAGAGCCGTTTCCATGGCTACAGTGGAGATAAAGCCGTGGTGGTGGGGAAGAAGGGTCGGAGGCCGGAAGCCGACGCCTCAGCAGCTGCCTCCACGGCTCCACTGGGGGACAA CACCATGAACTTTCTGGCCCAGGAGAAGATCTGGTTTGACAAACCTCGCTACGACGAGGCAGAGAGACGCTTCTACGAGAACATGAACGGCTCCTCACAACCAGCTCAG GACGCTGGAGCGAACAGCATTCTGAAAGACATCGCACGAGCTCGGGAAAACATCCAGAAGTCTCTCGCTGGA AGCACCCCCACCAGCacacccacccccaccaccagcaccagcagcagcagcggagcagcagctgatcaAGGAGAAGTCATCTCTCGCATCAACAGCCTGGAGCTGGAGAACCAGAGCCTACACAAAG tggTCGACAACTTGCGGGCGGCGCTTTCCAAACTAGAAATCCGAGTTGCAGTTCTGGAGGAATCACCCGTGACCTcggctcctgctccttcagccCCCTACACAAAC GGCACGTCTGTCCAGCAGAAGACCAGCGCCCcagaggagcagaaagaggaggaggaggatgaggaggaggatgatgacgaCATCGACCTGTTCGGCAGTGAGGACGACGAAGAGGCGGAGAACCTGAAACAACAGAGATTGAAAGAGTACGCGGAGAAGAAGTCCAAGAAGCCCACCCTCATCGCCAAGTCCTGCATCTTATTGGATGTCAAACCT TGGGACGATGAGACGGACATGGGGAAGCTGGAGGAGTGTGTGCGCTCGGTCCAGGCCGACGGTTTGTTATGGGGCACGTCCAAGCTGGTTGCCGTGGGTTACGGCATCAAGAAGCTGCAGATCACGTGTGTGGTGGAGGACGACAAGGTGGGAACGGACCTGTTGGAGGAGGAGATCACCAAGTTTGAAGACTTT ATCCAGAGTGTCGACGTCGCTGCTTTCAACAAGATCTAA